Below is a window of Macadamia integrifolia cultivar HAES 741 chromosome 8, SCU_Mint_v3, whole genome shotgun sequence DNA.
GGGGATAATCGGAAGGTGGGGGAGGGAGTTTATAGAAAGGGGTAGGGCCCTCATCAACAATCAAAACCGTAGCCAGGCCAAACGAGAGATGGGTTTCGAGGTGGCAGTGTATTATCCATGTACCTGTGGATTTAAACACAGAAAAGGAACGTCAGAGATCTATTGCGCATTTGTACTGTGAAGTGAAATTGGTACTAAGAGGGTATATAGGAGAATGATCGAATATACCTGGATTATCTGCTCGGAATCTGATGACAGCCCAGCCACCGGCGGGGACGGCGACGGTGTTACGCTTTTGTGGATTAAAATAATTGAACTTCTTTATATCCTCGGTGGGGTTGTAGTTCCCAAATCCCATGGCCATCACGTAGAAATCGTAACCGTGTAGATGCATTGGGTGGCTTTCCACCGTAATAATAGCTGTGTTCTGAAGCACTATCTCCACCGACGAATTAAATGGTATCCTCTTCACACTTGTTGACTTCTGGGCCAACACGAACTGTGTCTGGTTTAAGAGCTTTGTGGAGTTGGTGTAGTCGAAGGCCAACAGTGGCTGTGTTGGGAAATCTTCGGTGAACACACCGGGGGCACTCGTAAAGGATGCCCGCAATATGGACATATTGGTGGGCAACTGGAATGACTTGCCGTTCATGTTGGCAGAGAGTCGAATACCCTTCTGATTTGGAACATTACAGGTAGCACACGGCGTGACACTCATGCCGATGGTTATGAACATCTGCACGTCCACTTGGATAGGTACGTTGTTGACCGAGTTGATAGGACTGGTTAAGTTGCTATAGAACTTGAAGGCCGTGGGTGTATCATCGAAGGGTGGAAGGACGGGCATCTCCGGGACTGATGACGTGGAGTTCTCGTATTCGAGGATGGCGGTTGAGGTTTTATTTAGGAACAGTGCTGCGGGGCCCGTGCTATTGTAGCCTTGAATTGCCATGTAGTAACCCTTGGGAGGTTGGTTGGGAACAAGGAGGACATCCACCGTTTGGCCTGGACCACTCAAAACCACATCGGTGAGGTATGGTTCGGTGTAGCTAGCGTCAACAGCGACCACCGTGAAATTGTGGCCTGCGATCTTAAAAAACAACTGGTGGTTGAGTGCAGCGTTGATGATGCGGAGGAGGTAGATCTTTCCAGGTTTCACCTTCAGCTTATAGGTATCTGTTATGTATATATCCATGGTTGGTTAATTGGTGGTACAAGGgatcaagagaagagaagaagaagacattaATGAGGGAGAGATAAGAGCATTTGTCACTAACCTGGGCATGGGTATAGATGGCCAGGTTTTCCATTGATGGTGAAAGCATCGGAAAGAGCTGGTCCAGTACCGGCGAGGTTACGTTGATTGTCGATGGAAACGACACTACCATTCCACCACTCCCCTGCGGTCAACGAGTCAGTTAGGCACGAGTCAAACTGTATATATACCTATTCAATCGAATACCATCCTTATGTCCATGCAGATGACCTGCATTTGTGAACCCCATTCATTTCTTTGGATGAACATTCCCCGCAATCCTTCATTTTTCTTATCCTTCAATTGCCCATCGACCAATTCCAATTGGCATGTATGAATGGATTTACCTACcacttttgtgtgtgtgtgtgtgtgtgtgagagagaaagatggcCCACTCACCAAATAGAATAGGAACGGCCTTGTAGGGCTTGGGGAATGGATAACTGGTCTTGGGGTGGATGATGAAAGCCCCATAAAGAGTGGCTCTAAGGAGGGATCTATGAGAATGCCACCAAAGAGTTCCATGTTGACCAGTAATGTTGAATTTGTAAGTGTAATTAGTTCCAGGAGCAATGGCACATTGGGTTATGTATGCTGCTCCATCAGCCCATCCACTCCGTCTCTGAAACAGTCCATGCCTGCAAAGTCCACACCACAAACAACGACAGTTGACACTTTTTAATTAATTCCACCACTGTTTCGCTCATCTACTAAATTAATTAGTAAAATTAAACACAAGTTACTGGATTTGAAAATTAAGATTAAGGTTTTAATTACCAGTGAAGGGAGATATTGACAGGTGACTGGTTAAGGACATTAACAATGAGCGTGTCGCCATCTTCAACCTTTATCACTGGTCCTGGCATCTTTCCATTCACCACTGTCACATTCTGCTCGCTGCACAGTCGCCGAAGTGTCTGGTTCTTAACCTGATTaaattgattaattaattaattcaacacatacaagagggaaaaagatttagagagagagagggagagaagttgGTAAGGGAGATGCAAAGTGAAAGTTCAAAATCGAaattagtacttttttttttttaaataataatccAAGTGAGGATCAAAAAGAACCatacaataattatatgaaGTCCATCATTTCATGTCTATAATACACGGAGTCACGGACCCCCTACAACACCTTTCTCATTTATTCTCACTTACACAGTAAATAGGGGTttttatagaaataaaaaaggtaCACGTGTTGATATCTAACGTGAAGGAACCTTCGTTGCTATTGGGGTATCAATCAAGTTTCTGCCACCGTTATAGtaatcaaagaaatagaatctcgACTCTTATTTAGGGAATTAATCAAGTTCATAAAACACGTTGTGTTAGAGGCCAACATATTTCCCATTTATTGCAATTTATAGGGTAAAGAGAGGCTTTTATGAAGGCAAAAGGGATAGGTGTTGGTGTCTAACACGAAAGGTGCTTGCCTGTTACTGGGGTATCCTGCGAACTCCAATAGTAGTcaagaaaatggaattttgGTATTAGccaatttttttccctctaacACATACGTGCAGAGGAACTAAACTCAATGAGAAAGAATTCTCGATTACACTACTAAAAATGCATGGGAATGATTTCCATTCTCATCTCCCTACGGAACTaagaaatcttaaattaaatgcttcaaaattcaaggaaaaaaaaaaaaaggagatgagAAGGTTTGTGAGAATGATTACTATGAAGGTGTGCTTGACCACACTGGATGAATCCACAGAAACCACCAAAGCAAAAACGAAGGCTACAAGCACTAGACAGAGACGAGCCATGTCCAACTCTCTTTAACAAAGAAGGAAGCTGAAGGCCAATGCTAGCTGTGGAATTGGGATACAGAGATGAAAAAAGCACAAGAGGGGCTCTCTCCTTTTATAGTTCATACTGTAGCTTGTTGATAGCAATTTCGCACCATATTTTGCATCACATATTAGTTCAATTCTTAGAGGGCTTAACTCAAGTCATGGTCATAAGgaatgaaaatcaaaatttcatattAACAAAAAATGTATGTGTTAGAACAGCCTTCGTTATCTATCTAACAAGAAGTTGGTAAaagaatatttatatatattagatattaaaaaaaaagtcaataaATTGGCACTTagttttctttaataaaaaaaaacttc
It encodes the following:
- the LOC122086318 gene encoding laccase-7-like, coding for MARLCLVLVAFVFALVVSVDSSSVVKHTFIVKNQTLRRLCSEQNVTVVNGKMPGPVIKVEDGDTLIVNVLNQSPVNISLHWHGLFQRRSGWADGAAYITQCAIAPGTNYTYKFNITGQHGTLWWHSHRSLLRATLYGAFIIHPKTSYPFPKPYKAVPILFGEWWNGSVVSIDNQRNLAGTGPALSDAFTINGKPGHLYPCPDTYKLKVKPGKIYLLRIINAALNHQLFFKIAGHNFTVVAVDASYTEPYLTDVVLSGPGQTVDVLLVPNQPPKGYYMAIQGYNSTGPAALFLNKTSTAILEYENSTSSVPEMPVLPPFDDTPTAFKFYSNLTSPINSVNNVPIQVDVQMFITIGMSVTPCATCNVPNQKGIRLSANMNGKSFQLPTNMSILRASFTSAPGVFTEDFPTQPLLAFDYTNSTKLLNQTQFVLAQKSTSVKRIPFNSSVEIVLQNTAIITVESHPMHLHGYDFYVMAMGFGNYNPTEDIKKFNYFNPQKRNTVAVPAGGWAVIRFRADNPGTWIIHCHLETHLSFGLATVLIVDEGPTPFYKLPPPPSDYPQC